The Nycticebus coucang isolate mNycCou1 chromosome 2, mNycCou1.pri, whole genome shotgun sequence genome includes a window with the following:
- the PALM2AKAP2 gene encoding A-kinase anchor protein 2 isoform X6 yields MEIEVSVAERKSVPGITSTPHSVDHSSPFYSAPQNGLTDHHESLDNDVAREIRYLDEVLEANCCDSAADGTYNGTSSPEPGAAIPVGCLRPPAHVALQPEPAEAVAGRKAPCHTELPQSNSDPMADREGANGHAPGQPRDTPGSGPQTPTSPSSSASSRCPSRDGEFTLTTLKKEAKFELRAFHEDKKPSKLFEDDEYEKEQYCVRKVRPSEEMLELEKERRELIRSQAVKKNPGIAAKWWNPPQEKTIEEQLDEEHLESHKKYKERKERRAQQEQLLLQQQLQQQQQQQQQPPLQPCPAPASACGPNAIDKAKQDIVTEQIDFSTARKQFQQMENSRQAAAKGQSTPRLFSIKPFYRPLGSINSDKPLTVSRPASVGGPPEDSGTSTAKGQKAPCVLESQSGGGGQGSTAPQGKEGPYSEPSKRGPLSKLWAEDGEFTSARAVLTVVKDDDHGILDQFSRSVNVSLTQEELDSGLDELSVRSQDTTVLETLSNDFSMDNISDSGASNETANALQENSLADFSLPQTPQTDNPSEGRGEGVSKSFSDHGFYSPSSMLGDSLSVDDPLEYQAGLLVQNAIQQAIAEQVDKAVPKSSKDGGEQQGAETTVEEAEIGASGSEKPQNMFEPPQVSSPVQEKRDVIPKILPAEDRALRERGPSQPLPTVQPSGPINMEETRPEGGYFSKYSEAAELRSTASLLATQESDVMVGPFKLRSRKQRTLSMIEEEIRAAQEREEELKRQRQVLQSTPSPRTKNAPSLPSRTPCYKTTPGKIEKVKPPPSPTTEGPSLQPDLAPEEAAGTQRPKNLMQTLMEDYETHKSKRRERMDDSSVLEATRVNRRKSALALRWEAGIYANQEEEGNE; encoded by the exons atggaaattgaGGTGTCCGTTGCAGAACGTAAAAGTGTTCCTGGAATCACCTCCACCCCGCATTCTGTGGACCACTCCTCCCCTTTCTATTCAGCCCCCCAGAATGGCCTCACTGATCATCACGAGTCCCTGGATAACGATGTGGCCAGAGAGATCCGATATCTAGACGAGGTGCTGGAGGCCAACTGCTGTGATTCTGCCGCGGATGGAACTTACAACGGAACATCCTCCCCAGAGCCTGGTGCAGCCATCCCGGTGGGCTGCCTGAGGCCCCCTGCCCACGTGGCCCTCCAGCCAGAGCCTGCCGAGGCGGTGGCTGGCAGGAAGGCACCTTGTCACACAGAGCTCCCTCAAAGCAACTCAGACCCCATGGCAGACAGGGAAGGAGCAAACGGCCATGCTCCAGGCCAGCCCAGAGACACACCAGGGAGTGGCCCGCAGACACCCACGAGCCCCAGCTCCTCAGCCAGCTCACGCTGTCCTTCCCGAGACGGGGAGTTCACACTCACCACACTGAAGAAGGAGGCCAAGTTCGAGCTGCGCGCCTTCCACGAGGACAAGAAGCCCTCAAAGCTCTTTGAGGATGACGAGTATGAGAAAGAACAATACTGTGTCCGAAAGGTAAGGCCTTCCGAAGAGATGCTGGAActggagaaggagaggagagagctcATTCGCAGCCAGGCAGTGAAGAAGAACCCTGGCATTGCGGCCAAGTGGTGGAATCCCCCCCAGGAGAAAACCATCGAGGAGCAGCTGGACGAGGAACATCTGGAGTCACACAAAAAGTACAAGGAGCGTAAGGAGCGCAGGGCACAGCAGGAGCAGCTGCTATTGCAGCAACAgttacagcagcagcagcagcagcagcagcagcccccactgcagccctgcccagcccctgcATCTGCCTGTGGTCCAAACGCGATTGACAAAGCAAAGCAGGACATTGTCACAGAGCAGATCGACTTCTCCACTGCTCGCAAACAATTCCAGCAGATGGAGAATTCCAGGCAAGCAGCGGCCAAGGGCCAGAGCACACCCAGGCTGTTCTCCATCAAGCCTTTCTACAGGCCCCTGGGATCAATTAACTCTGACAAGCCACTGACTGTCTCGAGACCAGCTTCTGTCGGGGGACCTCCAGAAGACAGTGGCACCTCCACCGCTAAGGGGCAGAAAGCCCCCTGTGTCCTGGAGAGCCAGTCCGGGGGAGGAGGCCAGGGCAGCACAGCCCCTCAGGGTAAGGAAGGGCCCTACAGTGAGCCATCTAAGCGAGGGCCCTTATCCAAACTGTGGGCAGAGGATGGAGAGTTCACGAGCGCCCGGGCGGTCCTCACCGTGGTCAAGGACGACGACCATGGGATTTTGGATCAGTTTTCAAGATCAGTCAATGTCTCCCTGACCCAAGAGGAGCTCGACTCTGGTTTGGATGAATTGTCGGTGAGGTCCCAGGACACCACGGTCCTGGAGACTCTGTCCAATGATTTCAGCATGGATAACATCAGTGACAGTGGGGCCTCTAATGAGACAGCCAACGCCCTCCAGGAAAACTCATTGGCTGACTTTTCTCTACCCCAGACTCCACAAACTGACAATCCCTCAGAGGGCCGAGGAGAAGGTGTCTCCAAGTCATTCAGTGACCATGGTTTCTATTCTCCTTCATCCATGCTGGGAGACTCTCTGTCAGTCGATGACCCCTTGGAgtatcaggctggtctcctggtGCAGAATGCCATTCAACAAGCCATAGCCGAGCAGGTGGATAAAGCTGTGCCCAAATCCAGCAAGGATGGAGGAGAACAGCAGGGCGCTGAGACAACCGTGGAGGAAGCTGAAATTGGGGCTTCCGGCTCAGAGAAGCCTCAGAACATGTTCGAGCCACCCCAGGTGTCCTCTCCCGTTCAAGAGAAAAGGGACGTAATACCAAAGATTCTGCCTGCCGAAGACAGGGCGCTCAGGGAAAGGGGGCCCTCCCAGCCGCTGCCCACTGTGCAGCCCAGCGGCCCAATCAACATGGAGGAAACCAGGCCTGAAGGGGGCTATTTCAGCAAGTACTCGGAGGCAGCTGAGCTGAGAAGCACAGCCTCCCTCCTGGCCACTCAAGAATCTGATGTGATGGTTGGGCCCTTCAAACTGAGGTCAAGGAAGCAGCGGACTTTGTCCATGATTGAGGAAGAGATCCGGGCAGctcaggaaagggaagaagagctgaagaggcagaggcaagtcCTGCAGAGCACCCCGAGCCCCAGGACCAAGAATGCCCCCTCGCTGCCTTCCAGGACACCGTGCTACAAAACCACCCCAG GGAAAATAGAGAAAGTCAAACCTCCTCCATCCCCCACCACTGAAGGCCCCAGCCTGCAGCCTGACTTAGCCCCCGAAGAGGCTGCCGGAACCCAGCGGCCCAAGAATCTGATGCAGACCCTCATGGAAGACTATGAGACACACAAATCTAAAAGGCGCGAGAGAATGGATGATAGTAGT
- the PALM2AKAP2 gene encoding A-kinase anchor protein 2 isoform X5 encodes MEIEVSVAERKSVPGITSTPHSVDHSSPFYSAPQNGLTDHHESLDNDVAREIRYLDEVLEANCCDSAADGTYNGTSSPEPGAAIPVGCLRPPAHVALQPEPAEAVAGRKAPCHTELPQSNSDPMADREGANGHAPGQPRDTPGSGPQTPTSPSSSASSRCPSRDGEFTLTTLKKEAKFELRAFHEDKKPSKLFEDDEYEKEQYCVRKVRPSEEMLELEKERRELIRSQAVKKNPGIAAKWWNPPQEKTIEEQLDEEHLESHKKYKERKERRAQQEQLLLQQQLQQQQQQQQQPPLQPCPAPASACGPNAIDKAKQDIVTEQIDFSTARKQFQQMENSRQAAAKGQSTPRLFSIKPFYRPLGSINSDKPLTVSRPASVGGPPEDSGTSTAKGQKAPCVLESQSGGGGQGSTAPQGKEGPYSEPSKRGPLSKLWAEDGEFTSARAVLTVVKDDDHGILDQFSRSVNVSLTQEELDSGLDELSVRSQDTTVLETLSNDFSMDNISDSGASNETANALQENSLADFSLPQTPQTDNPSEGRGEGVSKSFSDHGFYSPSSMLGDSLSVDDPLEYQAGLLVQNAIQQAIAEQVDKAVPKSSKDGGEQQGAETTVEEAEIGASGSEKPQNMFEPPQVSSPVQEKRDVIPKILPAEDRALRERGPSQPLPTVQPSGPINMEETRPEGGYFSKYSEAAELRSTASLLATQESDVMVGPFKLRSRKQRTLSMIEEEIRAAQEREEELKRQRQVLQSTPSPRTKNAPSLPSRTPCYKTTPGKIEKVKPPPSPTTEGPSLQPDLAPEEAAGTQRPKNLMQTLMEDYETHKSKRRERMDDSSYTSKLLSCKVTSEVLEATRVNRRKSALALRWEAGIYANQEEEGNE; translated from the exons atggaaattgaGGTGTCCGTTGCAGAACGTAAAAGTGTTCCTGGAATCACCTCCACCCCGCATTCTGTGGACCACTCCTCCCCTTTCTATTCAGCCCCCCAGAATGGCCTCACTGATCATCACGAGTCCCTGGATAACGATGTGGCCAGAGAGATCCGATATCTAGACGAGGTGCTGGAGGCCAACTGCTGTGATTCTGCCGCGGATGGAACTTACAACGGAACATCCTCCCCAGAGCCTGGTGCAGCCATCCCGGTGGGCTGCCTGAGGCCCCCTGCCCACGTGGCCCTCCAGCCAGAGCCTGCCGAGGCGGTGGCTGGCAGGAAGGCACCTTGTCACACAGAGCTCCCTCAAAGCAACTCAGACCCCATGGCAGACAGGGAAGGAGCAAACGGCCATGCTCCAGGCCAGCCCAGAGACACACCAGGGAGTGGCCCGCAGACACCCACGAGCCCCAGCTCCTCAGCCAGCTCACGCTGTCCTTCCCGAGACGGGGAGTTCACACTCACCACACTGAAGAAGGAGGCCAAGTTCGAGCTGCGCGCCTTCCACGAGGACAAGAAGCCCTCAAAGCTCTTTGAGGATGACGAGTATGAGAAAGAACAATACTGTGTCCGAAAGGTAAGGCCTTCCGAAGAGATGCTGGAActggagaaggagaggagagagctcATTCGCAGCCAGGCAGTGAAGAAGAACCCTGGCATTGCGGCCAAGTGGTGGAATCCCCCCCAGGAGAAAACCATCGAGGAGCAGCTGGACGAGGAACATCTGGAGTCACACAAAAAGTACAAGGAGCGTAAGGAGCGCAGGGCACAGCAGGAGCAGCTGCTATTGCAGCAACAgttacagcagcagcagcagcagcagcagcagcccccactgcagccctgcccagcccctgcATCTGCCTGTGGTCCAAACGCGATTGACAAAGCAAAGCAGGACATTGTCACAGAGCAGATCGACTTCTCCACTGCTCGCAAACAATTCCAGCAGATGGAGAATTCCAGGCAAGCAGCGGCCAAGGGCCAGAGCACACCCAGGCTGTTCTCCATCAAGCCTTTCTACAGGCCCCTGGGATCAATTAACTCTGACAAGCCACTGACTGTCTCGAGACCAGCTTCTGTCGGGGGACCTCCAGAAGACAGTGGCACCTCCACCGCTAAGGGGCAGAAAGCCCCCTGTGTCCTGGAGAGCCAGTCCGGGGGAGGAGGCCAGGGCAGCACAGCCCCTCAGGGTAAGGAAGGGCCCTACAGTGAGCCATCTAAGCGAGGGCCCTTATCCAAACTGTGGGCAGAGGATGGAGAGTTCACGAGCGCCCGGGCGGTCCTCACCGTGGTCAAGGACGACGACCATGGGATTTTGGATCAGTTTTCAAGATCAGTCAATGTCTCCCTGACCCAAGAGGAGCTCGACTCTGGTTTGGATGAATTGTCGGTGAGGTCCCAGGACACCACGGTCCTGGAGACTCTGTCCAATGATTTCAGCATGGATAACATCAGTGACAGTGGGGCCTCTAATGAGACAGCCAACGCCCTCCAGGAAAACTCATTGGCTGACTTTTCTCTACCCCAGACTCCACAAACTGACAATCCCTCAGAGGGCCGAGGAGAAGGTGTCTCCAAGTCATTCAGTGACCATGGTTTCTATTCTCCTTCATCCATGCTGGGAGACTCTCTGTCAGTCGATGACCCCTTGGAgtatcaggctggtctcctggtGCAGAATGCCATTCAACAAGCCATAGCCGAGCAGGTGGATAAAGCTGTGCCCAAATCCAGCAAGGATGGAGGAGAACAGCAGGGCGCTGAGACAACCGTGGAGGAAGCTGAAATTGGGGCTTCCGGCTCAGAGAAGCCTCAGAACATGTTCGAGCCACCCCAGGTGTCCTCTCCCGTTCAAGAGAAAAGGGACGTAATACCAAAGATTCTGCCTGCCGAAGACAGGGCGCTCAGGGAAAGGGGGCCCTCCCAGCCGCTGCCCACTGTGCAGCCCAGCGGCCCAATCAACATGGAGGAAACCAGGCCTGAAGGGGGCTATTTCAGCAAGTACTCGGAGGCAGCTGAGCTGAGAAGCACAGCCTCCCTCCTGGCCACTCAAGAATCTGATGTGATGGTTGGGCCCTTCAAACTGAGGTCAAGGAAGCAGCGGACTTTGTCCATGATTGAGGAAGAGATCCGGGCAGctcaggaaagggaagaagagctgaagaggcagaggcaagtcCTGCAGAGCACCCCGAGCCCCAGGACCAAGAATGCCCCCTCGCTGCCTTCCAGGACACCGTGCTACAAAACCACCCCAG GGAAAATAGAGAAAGTCAAACCTCCTCCATCCCCCACCACTGAAGGCCCCAGCCTGCAGCCTGACTTAGCCCCCGAAGAGGCTGCCGGAACCCAGCGGCCCAAGAATCTGATGCAGACCCTCATGGAAGACTATGAGACACACAAATCTAAAAGGCGCGAGAGAATGGATGATAGTAGT